Below is a window of Cryobacterium sp. PAMC25264 DNA.
TCGCGCCGAGCGCCCGGCCGGTGGGGTTGCACCACTCGCCGTTGCTGCCCACACCGTTGCGGGACGTGTCGACAATGAAGTGGGCGCCGTTGGTGAGCGCCGAAACGGCCTCGCCGAAGGCCTGCTCGGCGGCGGAGTCGTTGTAGTTCGACACGTTGGTGGCGAAGCCGCGCACGTTCTGCACGCCGGCCTGGTTGAGCAGATTGGCCGCGGTGGCCGCGTCGAGCCAGTCGGAGTGACCCGCGTCGAGGTATACCGTGGCGAGGGTGCCCTGCAGGGCGGCAACGCCCTGCTGGATCTGCGCCACCCGCTGGGGCACGTTGCCGCACTGCTGGGCGAGGGCGAGCGCATCCGGTTCGAGGATGACGACGGCCGCACGGGTGTCGAGGGCCGTGGCGATCGACTCGACCCAGATCGGGTAGTCGCTCTCGGACAGCCCACCAGTTGAGAAGTTGCCGCAGTCGCGGTCGGGGATGCCGTAGATCACGAACACGGGCAGCTGACCGGCGGCCGCGGCGGCATCCGCGATCGCGGCGACGTCGGCACGCACGGTGTCCATGGGGTACTTCTCCGGCAACAGCCAGGTCGCGGCCGGCTGATCGGCCAGGCGGGTCAGAGTGGCGGCATCTGCGGACCCCGGGTCGGCCTCGGCGGCCGCGGCGGCGGCCTTCCGGGCTGTCGAATCCGGGTTGGTATAGAAGGTCGCGCCGGCCAGAGGATTGCTGCGCGCCGCCTCGACGGCGGTGATCGCGAAGCTGCCGATGAACAGGCCCAACGCGACGATCGGAGCGGCGAGGGCGATGATGCCCAAGGAGAGGCCGAGACGGCTTCCGGTGGATTCCATTTGGCAACCCTATACGCCGACATGAGCCCCGGCGTACGCATGGACCGGCCGGGGGAGCCCGAGCCTGCCGCGCGCTCCGGCTGACCCGCCCAACCAGCGGGTTAGAGTTAGAGCGTGAATTCAGAAAAGGTCGATGTCGCCCTGATTGGCGGGGGCATCATGAGTGCCACCCTGGCCACCCTGCTCGCCGAGCTACAGCCCGACTGGAACATCCAGGTCTATGAGCGCCTTGGCGAGCTTGCCCAGGAGAGCTCCAACCCCTGGAACAACGCCGGCACCGGGCACGCCGCGCTCTGCGAGCTCAACTACATGCCGCAGGCCGCCGACGGCACTGTCACCGCCGAGAAGGCCGTGGCGATCAACGAGCAGTTCCAGATCAGCCGCCAGCTCTGG
It encodes the following:
- a CDS encoding glycoside hydrolase family 6 protein produces the protein MESTGSRLGLSLGIIALAAPIVALGLFIGSFAITAVEAARSNPLAGATFYTNPDSTARKAAAAAAEADPGSADAATLTRLADQPAATWLLPEKYPMDTVRADVAAIADAAAAAGQLPVFVIYGIPDRDCGNFSTGGLSESDYPIWVESIATALDTRAAVVILEPDALALAQQCGNVPQRVAQIQQGVAALQGTLATVYLDAGHSDWLDAATAANLLNQAGVQNVRGFATNVSNYNDSAAEQAFGEAVSALTNGAHFIVDTSRNGVGSNGEWCNPTGRALGATPEATSDDGLRDANLWVKEPGESDGTCNNGPAAGEWWPERALELANAAGW